The following are encoded together in the Nymphaea colorata isolate Beijing-Zhang1983 chromosome 14, ASM883128v2, whole genome shotgun sequence genome:
- the LOC116267779 gene encoding reticulon-like protein B8 isoform X4, with the protein MDIYPSVFDDRKMPELSSTAAENILNSLVETIAENIPKQKSVRFFEEDTSIKSQFNRLFGREKPIHHLLGGGKSADVLLWRNKKISGGVLASATAIWVLFEWLNYHLLSLICFALFIGMCIVFLWSNASALVNRSQAQVPRVVCPEELFVNIAISFGAQLNLFLGFLQDVASGRNLKQFLLVAAGLWAAAIIGSWCNFLTVIYLVKTSKLHLGQV; encoded by the exons ATGGATATTTATCCCAGTGTATTTGACGATAGAAAGATGCCAGAACTCTCGAGCACCGCTGCTGAGAACATTTTGAATAGCTTGGTAGAAACTATTGCTGAGAATATTCCTAAGCAAAAATCTGTAAGGTTTTTTGAGGAAGATACTTCTATAAAATCTCAGTTTAATAGGCTCTTTGGACGTGAGAAGCCAATCCATCATCTCTTGGGCGGTGGGAAGT CTGCGGATGTATTACTGTGGAGGAACAAGAAAATCTCTGGTGGAGTTCTGGCTAGTGCTACAGCTATTTGGGTCCTATTTGAATGGCTTAACTATCACTTGTTATCTCTCATTTGCTTTGCACTGTTCATTGGTATGTGCATTGTGTTTCTGTGGTCCAACGCTTCTGCGCTAGTTAACAG GTCTCAAGCTCAAGTCCCTCGTGTTGTTTGTCCTGAGGAGCTGTTTGTTAACATAGCTATTTCTTTTGGAGCTCAACTCAACCTGTTCCTGGGGTTTCTTCAAGATGTTGCATCTGGAAGAAACTTGAAGCAATTTCTTTTA GTTGCTGCAGGCTTATGGGCTGCTGCTATTATTGGTAGCTGGTGCAATTTTCTTACTGTAATATACTTAG
- the LOC116267779 gene encoding retrovirus-related Pol polyprotein from transposon RE1 isoform X1 yields MDIYPSVFDDRKMPELSSTAAENILNSLVETIAENIPKQKSVRFFEEDTSIKSQFNRLFGREKPIHHLLGGGKSADVLLWRNKKISGGVLASATAIWVLFEWLNYHLLSLICFALFIGMCIVFLWSNASALVNRSQAQVPRVVCPEELFVNIAISFGAQLNLFLGFLQDVASGRNLKQFLLVAAGLWAAAIIGSWCNFLTVIYLGFVAERECQKVCRLRKAIYGLKQSPRAWFQKLSENIENEGFRRSSADHSLFVKKTSIGTVIVLIYVDDIIVTGDDIQGISNIKGVLGRHFVTKDLGELRYFLGIEFARNQKGLIMCQRKYVTDVLQETGMLGCRPASTPMDINTRLYDDDTEDVDARQYRGIVGKLLYITVTRPDIAYAVSRVSQFMDKPKKVHWDAAMMILRYLKNSPGMGLFFQNGTSLTISVYVDADYAGCHLDRKSTTGFCVFIGSNLVTWKSKKQTVVATSSAESEYRAMAQATAEVMWVRSLMLDLTVEVPLPMQLLGDNKAALFIANNPAFHERTKHVEVDCHYTRDMIQTGFVSTSHISTTGQTADIFTKALARGPFQSCCSKLSLFDIYAPT; encoded by the exons ATGGATATTTATCCCAGTGTATTTGACGATAGAAAGATGCCAGAACTCTCGAGCACCGCTGCTGAGAACATTTTGAATAGCTTGGTAGAAACTATTGCTGAGAATATTCCTAAGCAAAAATCTGTAAGGTTTTTTGAGGAAGATACTTCTATAAAATCTCAGTTTAATAGGCTCTTTGGACGTGAGAAGCCAATCCATCATCTCTTGGGCGGTGGGAAGT CTGCGGATGTATTACTGTGGAGGAACAAGAAAATCTCTGGTGGAGTTCTGGCTAGTGCTACAGCTATTTGGGTCCTATTTGAATGGCTTAACTATCACTTGTTATCTCTCATTTGCTTTGCACTGTTCATTGGTATGTGCATTGTGTTTCTGTGGTCCAACGCTTCTGCGCTAGTTAACAG GTCTCAAGCTCAAGTCCCTCGTGTTGTTTGTCCTGAGGAGCTGTTTGTTAACATAGCTATTTCTTTTGGAGCTCAACTCAACCTGTTCCTGGGGTTTCTTCAAGATGTTGCATCTGGAAGAAACTTGAAGCAATTTCTTTTA GTTGCTGCAGGCTTATGGGCTGCTGCTATTATTGGTAGCTGGTGCAATTTTCTTACTGTAATATACTTAG ggtttgttgctgagagggagtgtcagaaagtgtgcagattgagaaaggcaatttatggtctgaaacaaagtcctcgagcttggttccaaaaattatcagagaatattgagaatgagggcttcagacgttcttcggctgatcattccctttttgtcaagaaaacttctataggtacagtgatagttcttatctatgttgatgatatcattgttacaggggatgatattcaggggatttccaacatcaagggcgtccttggacgacactttgtcaccaaggatcttggtgagctacgctatttcctaggtattgagtttgccagaaatcagaagggtcttatcatgtgccaaaggaaatacgttactgatgttttgcaagagacaggtatgctaggatgtcgacctgcctctacacccatggacatcaatactcgcttgtatgatgatgatactgaagatgttgatgctagacaatatagagggattgttgggaagctcctatatatcactgttactcgacctgatattgcctatgctgtcagcagagtgagtcaatttatggataagcccaagaaagtccattgggatgctgctatgatgattctcaggtatctaaaaaattcaccaggaatgggactcttctttcaaaatggtacatctctcactatatctgtgtatgttgatgctgattatgcgggatgtcaccttgacagaaaatccactactgggttttgtgtgtttattggatccaacttggtcacatggaagagtaagaagcagacagtggttgccacatcaagtgcagaatctgagtatagagctatggctcaggctactgctgaagttatgtgggttagatctctgatgttggatcttactgtggaagtgcctcttcctatgcaattgttaggtgataataaagctgctctgtttattgctaataatcctgctttccatgagagaaccaagcatgttgaagtagattgtcactataccagagacatgattcaaacggggtttgtaagtacctcccatatttcaactacagggcaaactgctgatatttttactaaagctcttgcaagaggaccattccaaagttgttgttccaagttgagcttgtttgacatatacgctccaacttga
- the LOC116267779 gene encoding retrovirus-related Pol polyprotein from transposon RE1 isoform X2: protein MPELSSTAAENILNSLVETIAENIPKQKSVRFFEEDTSIKSQFNRLFGREKPIHHLLGGGKSADVLLWRNKKISGGVLASATAIWVLFEWLNYHLLSLICFALFIGMCIVFLWSNASALVNRSQAQVPRVVCPEELFVNIAISFGAQLNLFLGFLQDVASGRNLKQFLLVAAGLWAAAIIGSWCNFLTVIYLGFVAERECQKVCRLRKAIYGLKQSPRAWFQKLSENIENEGFRRSSADHSLFVKKTSIGTVIVLIYVDDIIVTGDDIQGISNIKGVLGRHFVTKDLGELRYFLGIEFARNQKGLIMCQRKYVTDVLQETGMLGCRPASTPMDINTRLYDDDTEDVDARQYRGIVGKLLYITVTRPDIAYAVSRVSQFMDKPKKVHWDAAMMILRYLKNSPGMGLFFQNGTSLTISVYVDADYAGCHLDRKSTTGFCVFIGSNLVTWKSKKQTVVATSSAESEYRAMAQATAEVMWVRSLMLDLTVEVPLPMQLLGDNKAALFIANNPAFHERTKHVEVDCHYTRDMIQTGFVSTSHISTTGQTADIFTKALARGPFQSCCSKLSLFDIYAPT from the exons ATGCCAGAACTCTCGAGCACCGCTGCTGAGAACATTTTGAATAGCTTGGTAGAAACTATTGCTGAGAATATTCCTAAGCAAAAATCTGTAAGGTTTTTTGAGGAAGATACTTCTATAAAATCTCAGTTTAATAGGCTCTTTGGACGTGAGAAGCCAATCCATCATCTCTTGGGCGGTGGGAAGT CTGCGGATGTATTACTGTGGAGGAACAAGAAAATCTCTGGTGGAGTTCTGGCTAGTGCTACAGCTATTTGGGTCCTATTTGAATGGCTTAACTATCACTTGTTATCTCTCATTTGCTTTGCACTGTTCATTGGTATGTGCATTGTGTTTCTGTGGTCCAACGCTTCTGCGCTAGTTAACAG GTCTCAAGCTCAAGTCCCTCGTGTTGTTTGTCCTGAGGAGCTGTTTGTTAACATAGCTATTTCTTTTGGAGCTCAACTCAACCTGTTCCTGGGGTTTCTTCAAGATGTTGCATCTGGAAGAAACTTGAAGCAATTTCTTTTA GTTGCTGCAGGCTTATGGGCTGCTGCTATTATTGGTAGCTGGTGCAATTTTCTTACTGTAATATACTTAG ggtttgttgctgagagggagtgtcagaaagtgtgcagattgagaaaggcaatttatggtctgaaacaaagtcctcgagcttggttccaaaaattatcagagaatattgagaatgagggcttcagacgttcttcggctgatcattccctttttgtcaagaaaacttctataggtacagtgatagttcttatctatgttgatgatatcattgttacaggggatgatattcaggggatttccaacatcaagggcgtccttggacgacactttgtcaccaaggatcttggtgagctacgctatttcctaggtattgagtttgccagaaatcagaagggtcttatcatgtgccaaaggaaatacgttactgatgttttgcaagagacaggtatgctaggatgtcgacctgcctctacacccatggacatcaatactcgcttgtatgatgatgatactgaagatgttgatgctagacaatatagagggattgttgggaagctcctatatatcactgttactcgacctgatattgcctatgctgtcagcagagtgagtcaatttatggataagcccaagaaagtccattgggatgctgctatgatgattctcaggtatctaaaaaattcaccaggaatgggactcttctttcaaaatggtacatctctcactatatctgtgtatgttgatgctgattatgcgggatgtcaccttgacagaaaatccactactgggttttgtgtgtttattggatccaacttggtcacatggaagagtaagaagcagacagtggttgccacatcaagtgcagaatctgagtatagagctatggctcaggctactgctgaagttatgtgggttagatctctgatgttggatcttactgtggaagtgcctcttcctatgcaattgttaggtgataataaagctgctctgtttattgctaataatcctgctttccatgagagaaccaagcatgttgaagtagattgtcactataccagagacatgattcaaacggggtttgtaagtacctcccatatttcaactacagggcaaactgctgatatttttactaaagctcttgcaagaggaccattccaaagttgttgttccaagttgagcttgtttgacatatacgctccaacttga